Proteins encoded by one window of Streptococcus suis S735:
- the rpoE gene encoding DNA-directed RNA polymerase subunit delta: MELNVFAGQEKSELSMIEVARAILEERGRDNEMYFNDLVNEIQNYLEKSNSEIRAALPTFYSDLNVDGSFIPLGENKWGLRSWYAIDEIDEEVITLEEDDEDAPKRKKKRVNAFMDGDDDAIDYGHDDPEDEDNYPGSVSSEYDDENPDDEKDEVESYDSEINEIIPDDEKDEVESYDSEINEIIPDDELDEEDVDLGEDDDEYSDEEVVDE, translated from the coding sequence TTGGAACTTAACGTATTTGCAGGACAAGAAAAAAGCGAACTTTCCATGATTGAAGTAGCCCGTGCTATTTTGGAAGAACGTGGACGTGACAACGAAATGTATTTCAACGATTTGGTCAATGAAATTCAAAACTACCTTGAAAAATCAAACAGCGAGATTCGCGCAGCCCTCCCAACCTTCTATTCTGATTTGAATGTGGATGGAAGCTTCATTCCGCTTGGCGAAAACAAATGGGGCTTACGTTCATGGTACGCAATCGATGAGATCGACGAAGAAGTGATCACTCTTGAAGAAGATGATGAAGATGCACCAAAACGCAAGAAGAAACGCGTCAATGCCTTTATGGACGGTGATGATGATGCGATTGACTATGGACATGATGATCCGGAAGATGAGGATAACTATCCAGGTAGTGTATCATCAGAATACGATGATGAAAATCCAGATGACGAAAAAGATGAAGTTGAGTCCTATGATTCAGAAATCAACGAAATTATCCCAGATGACGAAAAAGATGAAGTTGAGTCCTATGATTCAGAAATCAACGAAATTATCCCAGATGACGAATTGGATGAAGAGGATGTTGATTTAGGTGAAGATGACGACGAGTATTCAGATGAAGAGGTCGTCGACGAATAA
- a CDS encoding CTP synthase has product MTKYIFVTGGVVSSIGKGIVAASLGRLLKNRGLKVTIQKFDPYINIDPGTMSPYQHGEVFVTDDGAETDLDLGHYERFIDINLNKYSNVTTGKIYSEVLRKERKGEYLGATVQVIPHITDALKDKIKRAARTTDADVIITEVGGTVGDIESLPFLEALRQMKADVGSDNVMYIHTTLLPYLKAAGEMKTKPTQHSVKELRGLGIQPNMLVIRTEQPAGQGIKNKLAQFCDVAPEAVIESLDVEHLYQIPLNMQAQNMDQIVCDHLKLDVPPADMTEWTAMVNKVLNLQKKVKIALVGKYVELQDAYISVVEALKHSGYANDAAIELDWVNANDLTAENVAERLGQAQGIIVPGGFGQRGTEGKIQAIRYARENDVPMLGVCLGMQLTCVEFARHVLGLEGANSFELDPETKYPIIDIMRDQIGVEDLGGTLRLGLYPSKLKRGSKAAAAYDNQEVVQRRHRHRYEFNNDFREQFEKAGFVFSGVSPDNRLVEIVEIPENKFFVACQYHPELQSRPNRPEGLYTAFVSAAMENEK; this is encoded by the coding sequence ATGACAAAGTATATTTTTGTAACAGGTGGCGTTGTTTCCTCTATCGGCAAAGGGATTGTAGCAGCCAGCCTAGGTCGTTTATTGAAGAATCGAGGTCTCAAGGTAACAATCCAAAAATTTGATCCATACATCAACATTGACCCGGGAACAATGAGTCCGTATCAACACGGTGAAGTTTTTGTGACGGATGACGGTGCAGAAACCGACTTGGACCTTGGGCATTATGAGCGTTTCATCGACATTAACCTGAACAAATATTCAAATGTTACAACAGGTAAAATTTATAGCGAAGTCCTCCGTAAAGAGCGTAAAGGGGAATACTTAGGGGCAACAGTTCAAGTTATTCCACACATTACAGATGCTTTGAAAGACAAAATCAAGCGTGCAGCTCGTACTACAGATGCAGACGTCATCATCACAGAAGTGGGTGGTACAGTAGGTGATATTGAAAGCTTGCCATTCCTTGAAGCGCTTCGTCAGATGAAGGCAGATGTCGGTTCAGACAATGTTATGTATATCCATACAACACTCTTGCCTTATCTCAAAGCAGCAGGCGAAATGAAAACTAAGCCAACACAACATTCTGTAAAAGAGTTGCGTGGTCTAGGTATTCAGCCCAACATGTTGGTAATTCGGACAGAGCAGCCTGCTGGACAAGGAATTAAAAATAAACTGGCACAATTCTGTGATGTTGCTCCAGAAGCAGTTATTGAGTCCTTGGATGTCGAACATCTTTACCAAATCCCATTAAATATGCAAGCACAGAACATGGATCAAATTGTTTGCGATCACTTGAAGCTCGACGTACCTCCAGCAGATATGACAGAGTGGACAGCGATGGTAAACAAGGTTCTTAATCTCCAGAAAAAAGTAAAAATCGCTTTAGTTGGTAAGTATGTAGAATTACAAGATGCCTATATTTCTGTAGTTGAAGCTCTAAAACACTCAGGATATGCAAATGATGCTGCTATCGAATTGGACTGGGTCAATGCAAATGATTTGACAGCAGAAAACGTAGCTGAACGTCTAGGACAAGCACAAGGAATTATCGTTCCTGGTGGCTTTGGACAACGTGGTACAGAAGGGAAAATACAAGCCATTCGTTATGCTCGTGAGAATGACGTGCCAATGCTAGGGGTCTGCTTGGGAATGCAGCTGACCTGTGTAGAATTTGCACGTCACGTTCTCGGTTTAGAAGGTGCTAACAGCTTTGAATTAGACCCAGAAACAAAATATCCAATTATTGACATCATGCGTGATCAAATTGGAGTGGAAGATTTAGGAGGAACTCTCCGTTTAGGTCTTTATCCAAGCAAGCTCAAACGTGGCTCCAAGGCTGCAGCTGCTTATGATAATCAAGAAGTTGTACAACGTCGCCATCGTCATCGTTATGAGTTTAATAATGACTTCCGTGAACAATTTGAAAAAGCAGGTTTTGTTTTCTCAGGCGTGTCACCAGACAACCGTTTGGTAGAAATTGTTGAAATTCCAGAAAATAAATTCTTCGTTGCCTGCCAATACCATCCAGAACTACAATCTCGTCCTAATCGCCCTGAAGGTTTGTATACAGCCTTTGTTTCAGCAGCTATGGAGAATGAAAAATAA
- the rpmB gene encoding 50S ribosomal protein L28, translated as MAKVCYFTGRKTVSGNNRSHAMNQTKRAVKPNLQKVTVLIDGKPKKVWASARALKSGKVERV; from the coding sequence ATGGCTAAAGTATGTTATTTCACTGGTCGTAAGACTGTATCAGGTAACAACCGTTCACACGCTATGAACCAAACTAAACGTGCAGTTAAACCAAACCTTCAAAAGGTAACTGTTTTGATTGATGGTAAACCTAAAAAAGTTTGGGCTTCAGCGCGTGCACTAAAATCAGGCAAAGTTGAACGTGTATAA
- the tig gene encoding trigger factor, with the protein MSVSFEAKETNRGVLTFTIGQDAIKPELDRVFNKVKKDINLPGFRKGHLPRAVFNQKFGEEALYQDVVNALLPAAYEAAVAEAGLEVVAQPKIDVVSMEKGQDWTITAEVVTKPEVKLGDYKNLAVSVEATKEVTDEEVDAKIEAARNNLAELVIKEGPAAEGDTVVIDFVGSIDGVEFDGGKGENFSLGLGSGQFIPGFEAQLVGHAAGEEVNVEVTFPEDYQAADLAGKQALFVTKIHEVKAKEVPALDDELAKDIDEEVETLDELKAKYRKELEASKEVAFDDAVESAALELAVENAEIVELPEEMIHEEVHRAINEFLGGMQQQGISPDMYFQITGTTREDLHKQYEADAEKRTKTNLVVEAVAKAEGFEATEEEINKEIEDLAATYNMEVAQVRSLLSPEMLKHDIAVKKAVEVITSTATVK; encoded by the coding sequence ATGTCTGTATCATTTGAAGCAAAAGAAACAAATCGCGGCGTTTTGACTTTCACAATCGGTCAAGATGCTATCAAACCAGAATTGGATCGCGTTTTCAACAAAGTTAAGAAAGATATCAATCTTCCAGGTTTCCGTAAAGGTCACTTGCCACGTGCCGTTTTCAACCAAAAATTTGGTGAAGAAGCACTTTATCAAGATGTTGTAAATGCATTGTTACCAGCAGCTTATGAAGCAGCGGTTGCAGAAGCTGGTCTTGAAGTCGTTGCACAACCAAAAATCGACGTTGTATCTATGGAAAAAGGTCAAGACTGGACAATCACTGCGGAAGTTGTGACAAAACCTGAAGTAAAATTGGGTGACTACAAAAACTTGGCAGTTTCAGTAGAAGCTACTAAAGAAGTAACAGACGAAGAAGTTGACGCAAAAATCGAAGCTGCACGCAACAACTTGGCTGAATTGGTTATCAAAGAAGGTCCAGCAGCTGAAGGCGATACAGTTGTTATCGACTTTGTAGGTTCAATCGACGGTGTTGAATTTGACGGCGGTAAAGGTGAGAACTTCTCACTTGGACTTGGTTCAGGTCAATTCATCCCAGGTTTTGAAGCGCAATTGGTTGGTCACGCAGCTGGTGAAGAAGTAAACGTTGAAGTGACTTTCCCAGAAGACTACCAAGCAGCTGACCTTGCTGGTAAACAAGCCCTCTTCGTAACAAAAATCCATGAAGTAAAAGCAAAAGAAGTTCCAGCTTTGGATGACGAATTGGCAAAAGACATCGACGAAGAAGTGGAAACACTTGATGAGTTGAAAGCTAAATACCGCAAAGAATTGGAAGCATCAAAAGAAGTTGCCTTTGACGATGCAGTTGAATCAGCAGCTCTTGAATTGGCTGTAGAAAACGCTGAAATCGTTGAATTGCCAGAAGAAATGATTCATGAAGAAGTTCACCGTGCAATCAATGAATTCTTGGGTGGTATGCAACAACAAGGTATCTCACCAGATATGTACTTCCAAATCACTGGTACAACTCGTGAAGACCTTCATAAACAATACGAAGCAGATGCTGAAAAACGTACTAAGACAAACTTGGTTGTTGAAGCAGTAGCTAAAGCAGAAGGTTTCGAAGCAACTGAAGAAGAAATCAACAAAGAAATCGAAGACTTGGCAGCAACTTACAATATGGAAGTGGCACAAGTTCGTAGCTTGCTTTCACCAGAAATGCTTAAACACGACATCGCTGTGAAGAAAGCTGTAGAAGTGATTACAAGCACTGCAACTGTAAAATAA
- a CDS encoding metal ABC transporter solute-binding protein, Zn/Mn family: MLKKVIRGCFVALFGFVLAACSAQKEASQVQPGMKIVTSFYPIYSLVKEVSGNKNDVRMIGSRQGIHSYEPSAADIKAIYDADVFIYHSRILESWAGRLEPNLQGSSVKVLEASTNLPLTKVPGLEDMEAGQGIDEASLYDPHTWLDPVLVGQEAVAIGELLAESDPKNADYYRQNAATLEGKAQKLADKYSPIFLKATSKTFVTQHTAFSYTAQRFGLKQLGIAGVSEEEPSPRQLAEIKEFVDTYNVQTIFTEKGASDKLAKALASSTGVDLKVLDPLEADPENNLTYLENLEQVLETLAQELK, translated from the coding sequence ATGTTAAAGAAAGTGATAAGAGGCTGTTTTGTTGCCTTATTCGGTTTTGTTTTAGCAGCTTGCTCGGCTCAGAAGGAAGCGAGTCAAGTACAGCCAGGAATGAAAATAGTCACCTCATTTTACCCGATTTATTCACTGGTTAAGGAAGTGTCAGGGAATAAAAATGATGTTCGAATGATTGGCTCAAGACAGGGCATACACTCTTATGAACCATCGGCTGCGGACATAAAGGCCATATACGATGCAGATGTTTTTATCTATCATTCGCGAATTTTGGAATCCTGGGCAGGACGTTTGGAACCTAATTTGCAAGGTTCATCTGTCAAGGTTTTGGAGGCTTCGACAAATTTACCGCTGACAAAGGTTCCAGGGTTAGAAGACATGGAAGCTGGTCAAGGGATTGATGAAGCTAGTTTATATGACCCCCACACATGGCTGGATCCAGTTTTGGTTGGTCAGGAAGCTGTTGCGATTGGTGAACTTTTAGCAGAAAGTGATCCTAAGAATGCGGATTATTATCGTCAAAATGCCGCAACTTTAGAGGGAAAGGCGCAAAAGTTGGCAGACAAGTATAGCCCAATCTTTTTAAAAGCCACATCAAAAACATTTGTCACTCAACACACAGCCTTCTCTTACACTGCGCAACGCTTCGGGTTGAAGCAGTTGGGGATCGCAGGAGTTTCAGAGGAAGAACCAAGTCCTAGACAGTTGGCGGAAATTAAAGAATTTGTTGACACCTACAATGTGCAAACAATTTTTACAGAAAAAGGTGCCTCGGATAAGCTTGCCAAGGCATTGGCGAGTTCGACAGGTGTAGATTTAAAAGTGTTGGATCCTCTTGAAGCAGATCCAGAAAATAATTTAACCTATCTAGAAAATCTAGAGCAAGTCTTAGAAACATTAGCTCAAGAGTTAAAATAA
- a CDS encoding glycosyltransferase family 2 protein: MLQRNSLKNLVRPMQKWENVISVGGVVQVSQGVRITDGEVSHYQLPWSVLPCLQAIEYDCSFLGSRILLDYLQSNLIISGAFGLFYKEYVIAVGGYDRQTLGEDMELVMKLHYFCRNNNIPYRICYETSAICWSQAPSSIGDLCKQRRRWFLGLYQCLKKIPKNVIASSFWGGGIFFLCLLYAI, translated from the coding sequence ATGTTACAAAGAAACTCTCTGAAAAACCTTGTCCGTCCCATGCAGAAATGGGAGAATGTCATATCTGTTGGTGGAGTCGTCCAAGTTTCACAAGGGGTACGAATAACTGACGGAGAGGTCAGCCATTACCAGTTGCCGTGGTCGGTGCTCCCATGTTTACAAGCTATCGAATATGACTGTTCTTTTTTAGGGAGTAGAATTTTATTGGACTATTTGCAATCCAATCTCATCATATCAGGTGCCTTTGGGTTATTTTACAAGGAGTATGTCATAGCAGTTGGGGGTTATGATAGGCAGACACTGGGAGAAGATATGGAGCTAGTCATGAAATTGCATTATTTCTGTAGAAATAACAATATTCCTTATCGAATCTGCTATGAAACCAGCGCCATTTGTTGGAGTCAAGCACCGAGCTCTATCGGTGATTTATGCAAACAACGCCGTCGCTGGTTCTTGGGACTCTATCAATGTCTAAAAAAAATACCGAAAAATGTTATCGCGAGTTCGTTTTGGGGCGGTGGGATATTTTTCCTATGCTTACTATATGCTATTTGA
- a CDS encoding pneumococcal-type histidine triad protein: protein MKKKAVVGSVAALVLGMSLCSYQLGRFQAMEEQKNRVSYIEDSQSVQTTVAEQLTPDQVSAKENIDAEQIVVKITDQGYVTSHGDHFHYYNGKVPFDAIFSEELVMKDPNYVLQDSHIINEVQDGYVIKVDGKYYLYLKDPSKHKNVRSKEEVERQKGISSADSKNQAAGNSKDGRYRTDDGYVFNPTDVIEDTGDGFIVPHGDHFHFIPKKDLSAAELKAAQDYWNQKGSVSSASGSQYGDRNNRAQQTTISAGQGQDLASLLAQLDATPLSQRHVEADGLVFDPRTITKKTAAGVIVPHGDHYHFIPYSQMSPLEEKISRMIGVNGAGVSSGAQASHSQHTPTQPNRPVTPIGTVTTQPVSPTQPVLPTQPKQSTGKVVSYKGRQIPAYGKGLDGKAYFTSDGYTFSKDSITSVDDQGLIASHGDHFHYVGFGELEDFEIKQVEEWVNEKAGKQVPPKTSEQVGNDAKPTTPSQGNDSKPVKPIQEENRPAFEYKQVTAKRKLAGKVVYEMEVGGKTYTYGRDELDLMKISFAELTLAEKDKQYIFDIAPLAEGDLKPAMLVGMDQIPMKGANATYDTGQSFIIPHIDHIHVLPYTWLSKEQIATIRYIMQHPEIRPSAWTTSGHGDGEATDLVPPILNATPKANRLGLKNWQIIHTAEEVMDARAKGKFATNDGYIFSAEDVLDPASFVFSQAFSLPRATGGSLRSISKKDLSKEELEAVQTLLDKRDAEELAKNVTPIEKRAGLKNWQIVHSAEELAEAKAAGKYTTKDGYIFDPADLLDPKVKIGTDNYRIPRVITDGYRRINKSDLNYLSELIPAEAMVAQREKSNSSLPSTPAPTETGASAGETTTPEQPQVAKETAEEIYNRVEAKKVVPFEALTYNAGYATEVRNGTLVIPHQDHYHYVSFKWFDQGSARSPEGYSLEDFLATVKYYMTNPQERPVSDDGWGVFTPNTPSESTEETETEESDEEIISEETEEIDEFTEELKRRAEEFGMDFKTFEQSLVTLSDRYKVSFEAFEYDAASKVVRLVDKDGVKRTISLPSLEEQV, encoded by the coding sequence ATGAAGAAAAAAGCAGTTGTTGGCTCCGTAGCCGCCCTTGTTTTAGGGATGAGTCTCTGTAGCTATCAGCTTGGACGTTTCCAAGCGATGGAAGAGCAAAAAAATCGTGTGTCCTATATTGAAGATAGTCAAAGTGTGCAAACTACCGTTGCTGAACAATTAACACCTGATCAAGTTTCTGCCAAGGAAAATATTGACGCTGAGCAGATAGTCGTTAAAATTACTGATCAAGGCTATGTGACATCACACGGTGACCATTTCCACTACTATAATGGTAAAGTCCCCTTTGATGCGATTTTTAGTGAAGAGTTGGTCATGAAGGACCCAAACTATGTCTTACAAGACAGTCACATCATTAATGAAGTCCAGGATGGCTACGTCATAAAAGTTGATGGGAAATACTATCTCTATCTAAAAGACCCTAGCAAACATAAAAATGTTCGTAGCAAAGAAGAAGTGGAGCGGCAAAAAGGAATCTCTTCTGCTGACAGCAAAAATCAGGCAGCAGGAAATAGTAAGGATGGCCGCTACAGAACAGACGATGGCTATGTCTTTAATCCGACAGATGTTATTGAAGACACGGGAGATGGTTTTATCGTTCCGCACGGCGACCATTTCCACTTTATTCCTAAAAAAGATTTATCAGCTGCCGAATTGAAGGCTGCTCAAGATTACTGGAATCAAAAAGGAAGTGTGAGCTCGGCTAGTGGTAGTCAATATGGCGATAGAAATAATAGAGCTCAACAGACCACAATTAGTGCGGGGCAAGGTCAGGATTTGGCTAGTTTATTGGCTCAATTGGATGCAACACCCCTATCTCAACGCCATGTAGAAGCGGATGGATTGGTATTTGACCCAAGAACGATTACGAAGAAAACCGCAGCAGGTGTCATCGTTCCACACGGCGATCATTACCACTTTATTCCATACAGCCAGATGTCTCCTCTAGAAGAGAAGATTTCTCGAATGATTGGTGTAAATGGAGCAGGTGTTTCTTCTGGCGCACAAGCAAGTCACTCCCAACATACACCAACACAACCAAATCGTCCAGTAACACCAATCGGCACTGTTACAACGCAACCGGTATCGCCTACACAACCAGTATTACCAACACAACCGAAGCAGTCAACAGGGAAAGTGGTTTCCTATAAGGGACGTCAAATTCCTGCTTACGGAAAAGGGTTAGATGGTAAGGCATATTTTACAAGTGATGGATACACCTTTAGCAAAGACTCTATTACCTCAGTTGATGATCAAGGGTTGATAGCTAGTCATGGAGATCATTTCCATTATGTTGGTTTTGGCGAACTCGAAGATTTTGAAATAAAGCAAGTAGAGGAATGGGTTAATGAGAAGGCGGGCAAACAAGTGCCACCGAAAACATCTGAACAAGTAGGAAACGATGCTAAACCCACAACACCAAGTCAAGGGAATGATTCAAAACCTGTAAAACCAATTCAAGAAGAAAACCGCCCTGCATTTGAATATAAACAAGTAACGGCTAAACGTAAATTGGCTGGAAAAGTTGTTTATGAAATGGAAGTAGGTGGAAAAACTTATACGTATGGTCGTGACGAACTAGATTTGATGAAGATCTCTTTTGCTGAGTTGACTTTGGCAGAAAAAGATAAGCAGTATATCTTTGATATTGCACCGCTTGCAGAAGGAGATCTTAAGCCAGCCATGTTGGTCGGTATGGATCAAATTCCGATGAAGGGAGCGAATGCGACCTATGATACTGGACAATCCTTTATTATTCCACACATTGATCACATCCACGTCCTACCTTACACATGGTTGAGTAAGGAACAAATTGCAACGATCCGCTATATCATGCAACATCCTGAAATTCGTCCATCTGCTTGGACTACAAGTGGACATGGTGATGGAGAAGCAACGGATCTTGTTCCCCCAATTCTAAATGCAACACCTAAAGCAAACCGCTTAGGCTTGAAAAATTGGCAAATCATTCACACAGCAGAAGAAGTTATGGATGCGCGTGCAAAAGGGAAATTTGCGACAAATGATGGCTATATCTTCTCGGCGGAAGACGTACTAGATCCAGCAAGTTTTGTCTTTAGTCAAGCGTTCAGTCTACCAAGAGCGACAGGAGGTTCTCTACGTTCAATTTCCAAGAAAGATTTATCTAAAGAAGAATTGGAAGCTGTACAAACTCTTCTTGATAAACGAGACGCTGAAGAATTGGCGAAAAATGTCACACCAATTGAGAAACGTGCAGGTTTGAAAAATTGGCAAATTGTTCACTCAGCAGAAGAATTGGCAGAAGCTAAGGCAGCAGGAAAATATACAACAAAAGATGGCTATATTTTTGACCCAGCGGACCTATTAGATCCCAAAGTGAAAATAGGTACGGATAACTATCGCATCCCACGTGTGATTACAGATGGTTACCGTCGGATTAACAAGAGTGATTTGAATTACTTAAGCGAGCTGATCCCAGCAGAGGCTATGGTGGCTCAACGTGAGAAATCTAATTCTAGTTTACCGTCAACACCTGCACCAACTGAAACAGGAGCAAGTGCAGGCGAGACAACAACGCCAGAACAGCCACAAGTTGCCAAAGAAACAGCAGAGGAAATTTATAACCGAGTGGAAGCGAAGAAAGTCGTTCCTTTCGAAGCACTGACTTACAATGCTGGCTATGCAACCGAAGTACGCAACGGGACTCTGGTGATTCCGCATCAAGATCACTATCACTATGTATCCTTTAAATGGTTTGACCAAGGTAGTGCAAGAAGTCCTGAAGGGTATAGTTTAGAAGATTTCCTAGCAACGGTTAAATACTACATGACTAATCCACAAGAACGCCCAGTTTCAGACGATGGCTGGGGAGTATTTACACCAAATACACCATCTGAATCAACAGAAGAAACAGAGACGGAAGAAAGTGATGAAGAAATTATTTCTGAAGAAACCGAGGAAATTGACGAGTTTACAGAAGAATTAAAACGAAGAGCAGAAGAGTTTGGCATGGACTTCAAAACCTTTGAACAAAGTCTGGTCACACTCTCAGACCGTTACAAAGTTTCTTTTGAAGCTTTCGAATATGATGCAGCAAGCAAAGTTGTTCGACTTGTAGATAAGGATGGGGTCAAACGGACCATCTCCCTTCCAAGTTTAGAAGAACAAGTATAG
- a CDS encoding class II fructose-bisphosphate aldolase, which produces MPLVSAEKFVQAARDNGYAVGGFNTNNLEWTQAILRAAEAKQAPVLIQTSMGAAKYMGGYKVARNLIANLIESMNITVPVAIHLDHGHYEDALECIEVGYTSIMFDGSHLPVEENLAKAKEVVELAHAKGISVEAEVGTIGGEEDGIVGSGELAPIEDAVAMVATGIDFLAAGIGNIHGPYPANWEGLDLDHLRKLTEAVPGFPIVLHGGSGIPDAQIQEAIKLGVAKVNVNTECQIAFANATRKFAAAYEANEAEYDKKKLFDPRKFLADGVKAIQASVEERIDVFGSANKA; this is translated from the coding sequence ATGCCATTAGTTTCAGCAGAAAAATTTGTCCAAGCAGCTCGTGACAACGGTTATGCAGTTGGTGGATTTAACACAAACAACCTTGAGTGGACTCAAGCTATCTTGCGTGCAGCAGAAGCAAAACAAGCTCCAGTTCTTATCCAAACTTCTATGGGTGCAGCTAAGTACATGGGTGGTTACAAAGTAGCTCGTAACTTGATTGCAAACTTGATTGAATCAATGAACATTACAGTTCCAGTTGCTATTCACCTTGACCACGGTCACTACGAAGATGCACTTGAGTGTATCGAAGTTGGTTACACTTCTATCATGTTTGACGGTTCACACCTTCCAGTAGAAGAAAACCTTGCAAAAGCAAAAGAAGTTGTAGAATTGGCGCACGCTAAAGGTATCTCAGTTGAAGCTGAAGTTGGTACTATCGGTGGTGAAGAAGATGGTATCGTAGGTAGCGGTGAATTGGCTCCAATCGAAGATGCAGTAGCAATGGTTGCAACTGGTATCGATTTCTTGGCAGCAGGTATCGGTAACATCCACGGTCCATACCCAGCAAACTGGGAAGGTCTTGACCTTGACCACTTGCGTAAATTGACTGAAGCTGTACCAGGTTTCCCAATCGTATTGCACGGTGGTTCAGGTATTCCGGATGCACAAATCCAAGAAGCAATCAAATTGGGTGTTGCTAAAGTTAACGTAAACACTGAGTGCCAAATCGCATTTGCAAACGCAACTCGTAAGTTTGCAGCAGCTTATGAAGCAAACGAAGCAGAATACGATAAGAAAAAACTCTTTGACCCACGTAAATTCTTGGCAGACGGCGTGAAAGCTATCCAAGCATCTGTTGAAGAGCGTATCGACGTATTCGGTTCAGCGAACAAAGCTTAA